The sequence below is a genomic window from Excalfactoria chinensis isolate bCotChi1 chromosome 17, bCotChi1.hap2, whole genome shotgun sequence.
TGTCAATACTCCTTCAGTTCCAACACAGGGAGTTGTTCTGTTGTTCTGCAGACACGTTTTATGTGTCTCCTGTccaagaaacatgcagtgctcTGAACACATGGTACTGGCTACCCTAAATGCAGGAGAACTTTGAAGGCAGAACACAAGAATCAGCCTAGTGCTAGGACAGGCCGTACTGCTTGCTGCCAGCGCCAGGGGAagagcagctccctctgcttcATGGTTACAAAAACATCCCAGTCTGCACccagtactgaaaaaaaactgcTGTTCTTACCAATACTGAGAGAGTGCAGGTAAGCAAGACCAGATGTCGTCTGCTGCAGGAGGGTGATTGGTTCTAAGCCGTGGTGACTGAAGGCCTTTTGTTCGACATACTGCACATGacagcagaaaaatagaaaacagccATAAAATCACTTCTAAGTTTCTGCACAGATAATAggcaacaaaaccaaacaaaactggGCAGTCTAACGCTAGCTGGGAGCACACATACACCAGCCTTTGTGTCTGAAGGCGATGAGCTCCATTAAACCATTCAGGGTTAGAATTCTGTACAGCACTGTTTCTCCAGGAGCAAATTTTGAGGGTCCAGATGGTAGGAAAGGGATGACTAAAATGGAGTGAGTTGTGGGAATATCAAAGCGCAGCTTCTTCCTTTAGGTCAGCATAGGGTTGgaaacagtcacagaatcacagaatgacccgggttggaagggacctcaaagatcatgaagttccaacccccctcctggcagggccaccaaacttccacatttactagatcaggttgcccagggccccgtccaacctggccttgaacacctccaaggacggggcatccacaacctccctgggcagttcTAAGAACATCCCTGTTTTAGGAATGTTAAACTTCCAAAGAAGGGATGGCAAGAATAACTGGGACATCAGCTGCAGAACCTCAGCAACTGAAGCCAAGGGAAATCAAAGGCCTTCCAGTAACCAGACTCAAAATTGTTTAGGTTTGCAAGAGACTCAACACCTCCTGTAAGgtggcagcacacagctcaaTAGCAATGTACTGGAACTGCCGGTCCTTCTCTGTGCAGAAGTAGCGGATCACATTTGGGTGCTCATCTGACTCTCGCAGCAGCTGCACTTCACGGTCTGCAAAGCTGAAGCACTCGGGAAGAATTCTTTTCACTGCAACATCACGGTTATCAAATGTCCCCCTGCAGACAGCAAAGCCACAGCAACCAATTATTAGACACAGGTTAATGTGGACAAGGTACAAAACAGATGACAACAACACAGGACATTTGAAAGAGGCacattacagtatttttcatgCTGGAAACAGATACATTTGGTCATTTAAACATGTCTGAGAGAAGTAGTTTTTGCTGGAGCagaaacagcatgaaaatacaCCGTATAAAACATTGTAAAGTATTTCTGTTCATCTCAGGTGTTGGAtttgtttgctctttaaaaGCCCCAACGCAATAAGAAATTAATTGGTCTGTTAAATACTGAATGCAAACCTGTAAACAATTGTTCCTTCAGCTCCATGCCCCAGTACGTCCTTTGGGTTAAATGAGATCTTGCCAACCATCACTCTGTTGGCATCGTCAtctgaacaaaaacaagaagCGGAAGGATTGCTTTAGGATGCATCAGGCCAGCACTGAACAGCTCTGCATTCTGCTGGAGCGGAACGTAAACAACATCTCACTCGTGTTTAAATGCACAACACAGATAATAAATAGAAATTCAGAGCTGCATTTTGGTACTGGTGCTGAGCAGACAAATCTGGAGTGTGATTCAAACATACTCAGTACAAAACACCTGGCATAAGTCTGAAAAGATCACATCTTGGACAGCACAAGAGATCGCAGATATCTTCTTTCTAGAAAGTTCTGTTGGATTTGCAAAGTGACAATGAAAGGAAGTGGATTTAGAAGCTGTTTCTGTGCACAGCCTCTGAAGGGACTAAAGAGTGCACAGGAGGTGAGGCAGGGTGGCAGACCACGCTGCAGAAGTCATTTCTTGACTCTGGTTCGTACATAATATTTACTCAGATGAAATGGCTACAGCTCACAAGAACACATCCTCACGCACAACCAAAACCCCTCCTTTTTCTATAGCAAGTATTTCTGCTCCAAGTCAGAGCATGGGACACCTGCCTGATGTTCTATTGTGGGCCGACTAAATGAGGATGATGGTCTTTTTCGGCTGTTTTACATATAGAGTACCAACGGTAAGGATTTAATTGTGCTGTGCCATCATACAGAGTTGGGAAACAGACATTCACCACCAAATGTGCCAGATTTACGTTACCTCCCTCGTCTTGCTCTGTGGAAAGGCAGCTCCCAACATCAGATGTGGAGATGCTGGAATACGCAGAATGGTTTGATGCTCTGGGCGACACGTTTGGTGTGCTGGTAGCAGAGCTGTCTGTCTGCCCACAGGAGGTGTCCAAGAAATCTTCTGGCGGTAGATCACTGGGAGCACGAAAGGGCAGCTTCTGTTGCTGCAAGAGCTGTATCTTCTCCTCCAGCTGATGCTGTCTTTGCTGTTGCTGATGTACACTCTGAAAGAAGATCTCGGTTCATAAGTGAAAGTGTGAAATTTCCTACTTAAAAGGAACACTTCAGCTATTAGATACATCCAAAAGGTAGGGGAAAACTTTCTTATACTGCCAGCTAAGTAGGCTGGAGAACTGAAGGGCTTTTCCTCATGTTCTCATTTTCGTTCTCAGCtttcaaagcaaagctgagcGATCACAACAGGTTGGTTAATACAGCAAACACTGACTCTTAACACCTTTATCCTGCTGTGGTTTCAAGTCAGAAAATATGATGGTGGTTCAGGTGAGCAGGTAGGAGTAAAGCTACTGATGTAAAGGTGAAAAAAGGTGGACAGAATTtgtagaatgaaaataaaaatctccagTGGAAATACTGTTCTATCAGATACACTCAAGGCCTTTGTaagcccagcacagctgggagttaaagtgagaagggaaaaaaaaggaatttcctAACTCCTGTGTCCCTTCTCGGGGTTAGCTCTCGAGCACTACTGATTGTCCCACAGCAGGAAATCCCAACAAGTCAGTATTACCATTGGATAGGCGATGATAAATGCTACCCAGCCCACAAGCAGGAAAGTGCTGAGAATGATGGTGGCCATGTCTTTCAACATAGAGTCCACAGGAGCTTCTGGCCGAACAACAGGCTGAGCAAGTTTCTCCTCAATATCCTTTGGAACAGCAGGAGGCACTTCTGTTGCAGAACCTTCAACTATGTCGATAACCTACAAGGCAGAGAATGAACTCTCAGTTCAGTGTCTTCATGGCTACCGGGACACTGATAGGCTTTTATCTCTAAATCCCTCCACAGCTTCTGTTCCTCTCCATTCTTTAATCATCAGGTAAGATATTACCCTCAGCACAAACCTTTTCAATAGTGACTTTATCAGAGTCGGCTGGAATCACATTTTCAGGCCTCTTAGGTAAATTACTTGGGAACTTCTCCAGGATCTTTGTAGGGGCAGATAACGGAGTTTCATGGTGCcctttaaataaaacacacacgTTCAAATTTTGAAGACCACAGATGAAAGGTGATATATAAAAGACTTGAGAGCAACAGAAACTTCTTCCCCCTCTGTTCTGCCCCTGCAGCCACAGGCACAGTGAGTGCAGTCACTAACAGGTCTCTTCTCAAGCACTGACTGAATTCAGTTCAGGAGCTCCTCTGAGCCCATAACAGGGATACACACTGCAGTGCCTCATAGCTGGTCCTTCCCAAGTTAGTTTTGCTTTGTGATTTGACCTTGGAGCAAAGATCACGTTTGAGATTTAAAACGGTTCCAAGAttcacactgcagaaaaaagaaggaagaatcgATTCTGCACTCAACTCCAGCTTCTCTTCACACTCCTTTGGCTCATATTAACCAGAAGTACACAAGCTGAGAACAGCTGTAAGGTCTGGAGCAGGACTGCCACCGGCAGATGGCAGCGGAATCCTGCCCGAATGGCAGACACGGGCCAAGAAAGGGACCTCACCTACCTATTAACAGCAAGTCGTTCCAATAGCTGagtctgttctttcctttcagtctgCCTGAGAACTTTAAATCTGTACTGGGGGTGATAACACATTCACCATTGTCTTCAATTGTGACTCCTTCTGTTTTCGGACCCTCTAGTAAAGGTATGGCACTGCCCCGGGGCTAGAGAGAGAGATAATCACTACAATTAATAACGCAGTGAGTCTCTAGAATGTTTCAGCAGgcaaacagataaaaaaatgGAGGGTCAGAATTGGTGGGAAAGCAAAAACTGGCTGCAAAGTCACCATAAGTAAACACTGCCCCTCGTGCCCTCTGCAAACGCTACAGCAGCCTTGGACATTAGACCTTCTGGGCTCCATGTTGCCTAGGAGATAAGATTGCTCTCTCtttttagaaaagcaaaacaggagCTTTATCTGCTGTTTGGACAGCCACAGCGCGAGCAGTTTCCTATCAAGAGGGAGTAATTCtgatgaagcaaaaataaacaattttaaCAGTGACCTTAATGCACCAACAATACCGCACAGCAACCTCTGGTTCTCTCCTGCCCAGCTCTCCTGGCACACGACCTGATGAGTACAGTCACATCTCTGCAGCATTTGAAATGATTCTGGAGAGCTGCCCGTGTGTTCCAACACTGATCATCATTTCATTAACTATTCAATTTGCCACGTGTTTACTGATTGCAATTTGCAACTGAAAAACTCATTTCTGTAGGCACACAACcatcaagttttattttaataaggaGCCCTTTTCAATATTGGAAGAAACGTCATCAGTCCAGGTCCCCATCTTCCATGGCAGGACAGGACGGTGTACAGGCAGAACCATTTTATGTAGGAACGTGCATCATGCTGTAATGGTGGAAATCCCAGAACTCCAGATGCATTCCAAATATCTTTGTTTCAGATACACAGAAgctatttctcattttaaatgagaaaaaggcactttaaaatgtttctgttcattttgttgAGATTATGCTCTGCTGTCTTTCCATTCAAAGCGTTTTACTTCAActttaattatttcttaaatcCTCGAGCAATACTAATTCTGTACAGGCAATTTCCAGCAGGTCCATGCATCTCTTGCAGCTCCCAACTTACCACAACTGTTACTCCTTCGTGCACCATTGATGGCGATGCATACAAACTCGTGGAGTATTTCCCTACATAAAGAGTTGGTCTGGAAAGAAAGCAGTATGTTAAAGTGAACGGACAAATGGATGTTTCACCATCTTAGCTAAAGCCTAATTCACAAGCAATGCATCAATTTCCAGAATCATCAATATTTACTTCTCAGAAACCCCAGATTCATAAACTGAAGTGCTGTGATCAACCCGTTCCTTTTACTTATGAAAGCAGAGTTATTTGTCATAACtattcatttcttctctgtaatttGTCACAACCACTCAAATCGATATTAGCCAAAGCGTTACGCATCTCAATGAAAGGCtccacattaaaaatattaatccaACATAAAACATCTGATAAAAATCAGGAACACATCTTTCTAAGTAGATGATTTTTTTGGTGTGTCTCTGCCTTTAGACAGCAGAAGGTCAAATATGAAATACAATCACTGCTGGAGAGCGAGGGCTGCTGCCGAAACCTGACTAATAGATAGTGAGAACAACAGGAATACTCATGCTCACGTTAATTTGCTCTTGGTCTctgtttcctttggaaaagggTATTTCCACTTGGTAATGTGTCCGACCTCCCCAGACATGAATGTCAAGTATCGCAGAGTTTCTATCCCCACATTTGTGTGCATAACTTTCCGTAATCCTTCACGTTGCCAGATGTAAAAAGCTACCACAGGAGAAGCGTAATTCTGAATCCACAGCACGTCCCCAGACTCACTGTCTACAGTCACCACCAGTCCATCTCCATTAGACACAAAGTGGGACATTTCTACAATATACAAATGTATAGGAGATTATCTGGATTGCTGCTTACATGCAATTTTAGTAATACATATTAACAAGCCTCACATATCTGTGGAGTTCACTGCGTCTCATgttggaaatgaaaagctgtcAAAGTTAAACTGATAAAAGCTTGGTTCAGTCAGACAGAAGGAAACCCACATCCAGCTCACCTCTTCAGCATGTATTACAGCAAGGATCCTAGACCTCACCACTCTAAACCTACAGATCAGCTAACACACAGATCGTGTCTTCAGCATGTACTGAAAGGAGAGCTTTCATGGGTGAGAAGTGGCTGAGAAGCCTCTTGCTGAGTGACTGCAAGCTCTGCCATCCTTCCTTCTGTGTCAGAATTGAGAAGAcaaccctgcagagctgctctgtgcctgtgGGAGCAAACAGGCAGTCCTTGCAGACTCCATATTGATTAGCCTCAATGTAAACTCAACTGTGGAAGATAAAGTTTAAGAGCCCCATGCTCTGGACAAAAACAACAGACAGCTCCAGCATTTCTGCACCACAGTTCAGGTTTGCTTCCTCTCCTGAcatttttcactgcatttttagGGTCATACCTACAAAGCCTTTATCTTCTAGATTGTGCTAGCCTGAAACTAACAGGCTTAAGATATTAAGCCAAAGGATAAAAACGGATAGATATCAATTGCAAAATTTAGTCAACTTATttgttatagaaaaaaaaaagaatctatttGCCTCTATACAAAGCTCATGGCCAgtatctgaaaaggaaaaaagactgcAATTAAATTCTTACTATATTTTACGTCTTCATCAGGCAGAGTAGCTGCATAATCAAAATAGGTGGCATTCCATCTCAGCTCCTTCTTCTTGGTGTCATACATTGTAATTGTGTACTCTGTTAAGAAATACAGTCTGTGAAGCAAAAAAGCCTATGCAGTATAGAAGCAATCATCGCAAATACGAGACTGCTCAGAACAGCACATGCTGCTTACTGtgctctgcatttcattttccccACGCTCCTGATCGAGAACCATTCCACAGTGATTAAAGACAACACTCCATCCACTCCCACACTCACGTTCTGCAGCCTCAGAACCAGCCCACCTCACCAGCATTTTGTTTCTATAGAACAGCTTCTGATGTACATATTTTACATAAATGTTTCTAACTCCTCCATTCTAAAACTTAACTTACAGTAACTGAACTATGACACCTGGGAACATTTTCACCTCTGTATTTATGTGTTATTAAAGATCAAGTCTATATGACTCCTTTTTActcacaacaaaaacaacagcaaagaaaaattcCAAGCTtcagaaaaaagcagcagctgaccTGTTCTCCCAAGATACAGCAGGGATGTGGATGGACAAAGACTTTCTGCAAACGAAGAAGTCAAGGTTTGCTGTTTCTCCCCAGTCATGAGGTCGATCACATACCAAATATCCTGCTTTTTGCCTGAAATCATAACGTAAGCGTTACCATACCGTCAGAAAATTGCACTtctgttaagtttttcatccttcttttttctttaggaGGCTCGAGAGCTCAGCATGAATGAGCACTGGATCTTCGGATTAAAAATCAGTACTAAGTTCATCCTGATCCTTCACACATCTACTGCTGCCATAAACAAACtgcccttccttctcccttcctcatCCCAAATAAACCTGCAATCAGAATCACACAGGCCAAGTGAGACACAAAACTGTTATTATACATAAGTGACCCAACTGTATCTCAGATACAGATGTGTCCAACCCTGCTGCAGTAAGATTTCTAATGCAATCACTGCACTAAAAACAGCCAATGACATTTGTAAACATAAGATTCCaagcagaaataactttttGTTGTGAGAGCACctaaagcagtaagaaaaacaaaggaaaaaacccaaccccacaggctgctcacagcagctaTTCTATCCCTTAGGaaaagttgtttcttttctcaattTTCAGCAATTCAATTTATATTAAACCCATTTTCTGTCATCAGAAACAATTGTGAAAAGCTACAATTAACGCCCAGAGTAAAACATTTCCACGTGCTCTGCCCAGGACTTCATGGTTGCTGAATATGttacagttttaaaagaaagctttaatttGGGCTCACCCATGTAAAGGATCCCATCTGAACTGCGGCAGGGAGACGCCTGCACCAACTCTGGGATGGTGAATGGAAGTTTCTGGGGAcgagaaaaacaacaataaaacttGTTGCTGTGTTAAGTTTTTGCTCTTCTTCATAAAAAAGAGTAGACAGAAAACTCTGGAAATCTCAAATGagagtttttaattatttgcttGTATTATTGCAGTGCCTGATATTCAAAAAGTTCAGGTCAAGGCCCTCCCCTGAAAACTCAGAACAGCCTGAGTTCTGGCTCAGCCAGCTTACAGCAAGAGAAATGCATGTGGAAAAGACTACCTGCAGCAGAGGGATCTGGAGGCAAAGACTGCGTTTTTAAGGCCTACCATCAATGCCCAGCAGCTGTCTAGCTTTCAGCACACTGTGCTTAACTGCCTCACCTGTAAGGGGTATAAGATATTTCTCTTACACTAACAATTATAAAGGCCAGATAACTTCATACAGGTGAAACTGTTGTCAGGGTGAAGCAGTAATCTCTGACCACAGCATTCCTGATATACTGCCAAGGCTGCTCCGCAGTTAGAAGATGGGTGAAGGTTCTTATTAAGTGTTAACAGTTTTGTAAGGATGAGGGCACAAGAGTAATGGACAAGCTACACTAATAACAAAGATCAGTCTTTTTTCACTTGTGAAACTTACACTGCTTATAACAGTGATTCCAAACAGAAACTTCATCAGTTCAAGTAGGGAgattaacagaataaaggaaacTTTGTTAAGATGCTTCCTGGATTCACCCAGGAAAAGAATCCGGGCTCATTCTGCAAGTTATGATTTGGCTGTACTATGGGGAGCCGGAGTGGTGAGTAAATACTAAAGAATTTAAGAATATTAAAATTCTTAAAGGctgccagaaaaaaatcttgGAAGCCAAACATTTTGTGAATTTCATCCcgagatttaaaaataacagcccAAGGTTTGCTAACATCTGTGGGTTACACAGAGTGGTGAGTGTTCCGAAAGGGACAGCAGATTTGTCTGCTTACTAAAACTGAAACATCTACAGGTGTCAGCAAAGAGCATACACTGATCCTATCTGCTGGATGGTTCTAGAAGACTAAGTACTGTGGTGAAGGAGACATACCTAATTTGTATTACTGTGGGTACCCCTTTCCCATCTGGCTGTACAGAGATGGTGTGTTATTTGGATTATACTACAGAGATGTAACTTGTCATCATCACTATTTTAGCAAGTTTCAGTAAAACAGTATGAGTGGACATAACAATTACGTCTGCTGTTGGTATTTTCAAGTGACAGTGATTTCCTGATGGTCACAAGGAAGGGGGGAACATTCCATTCCTAGAAAGTATGTTACTGCTCTGCAAAAGCGATAGCAGAACATGAGAGCATTGCCAGTCTAAAAACTTGCACACATGGcagatgtttggttttgctgtgaTCAAGGTTTTCCGAAAACTGGGCACAATTCCACTGAACAATACAAAACCAGCACTGCTGAGATAGCAGAAAGGTCCCTCAGGATGATCCTTTGTGTGAGTCTGACTGGGACACTCGTCTGAAAGCTGAATCTCCAAAGGACACTTACAGTCAGGCCTTCGTTATTCTTGCCACCAAGCGTATACAAACTGCCATCGTTTGGGTCTGGAAGAAAAGCTGGCCTAGGATTTAAGCAGCAATTATaagtgattaaaaaagaagtcCTGAGCTTCTCAACACAACTACGGTCAGTACCAGCTTTCCAGAGAAGTTTATCTAACTCCTTCTAACGCTGTACGTTTTGACTTCCTATTACCTATTTTTGGAAGTTTCATTTATTaactgtgaaaatgaaacaaacagaacaggtCTCAGGTTACCAATGCATTGAAAAATTCAAGGACCCAGATGAGGCAGGCAACCACTGGGATGAAAGCTTTTAAACAAGATTGACGTgcttctgaatttaaaaagaaaatcaaaatcaaacaaaactgGGGAGCGGAATGTAGATAAGGAACAGCTGTCAGAACTCAGTAACtttaagagagaaatgaaagccCTCATCCAaatagcaaaaacaacaacaaaaaaacccaacaaccccAAAAGAGCcaaactcaaaaacaaaaccacacaccCATAAAAAGGATTTTACCACACACTACAGAGACATCAAATTAAAGCCTCAAATTTTCTAGCAGAACGTGTTGCTCTGCTGGAGGAATGAGTGAAGCAGCAGCGTGAGGGTTTCATCTGAAGATTCTGGTAGCAGCTGCGGTTTGGGTTTCCAATGCTTTAGTATTTTTAGTCTTTTATTGGGAGATAATAAGTACAAAACCCAGAGATCTCTCACTGTCCATCACCTTCAAAGCTGCTCAATTAAGATTCTGGCAGTGATCACACGTAATTGCTAAACCTGATCAAAGACCTGAGAGAGAACAACCTGCAGACAGGAGGTTTCATCTTAGTGTTATGAGAACTGTAGGTTGCTAATTACATTCTTTCAGTATCAGCTCTTAAAACAACTTTAAGTTCACATGTGCAAGGCATGACACCTTCCAAGAACacacacagttttgttttgaaataaaccCAATCTCAACACACcagtgaaaagcaaacaagcagtaaatgaaagaaaagaaacagacttACTCTTCCACATGTATTGGCACCTGCAGGACAGGATCTgcataaacagaagaaagaaaaattgtaaTACTGGCTATTTGGTTCCTTCAACTCTGCTCCTTTCTGAATGGCTGATGCACTGAGTTTGCAAGgtgccagcccagcagcctcAGTGAGCCCTGCCTGATTGTAACCACGTTTGTAAAATGGGAAAGTGCACACAGCATCTGAGAAGTGCTTACAGCGTCTAAAGTTCTTTGCTTACTTCTACCCATGCTACTCCCCACCTACTATGGAAGGAAACTCAGATGAGACAACAGTTCTCTGCTGTACCTTGAGTTTTCCTATTTCACTCTTGAACAGTTCAATCCCCTGCTTCCAGAAAGAAACAGCACCATGCACTGACAGAAAATGGCACCTGCTTCAGTTAGGGTAAGATTTAATGCCATTGCTACGGATGCTGTCAAAGGTAAAAAGCCAAATAACCTTTGCAAGTCTCTCCATGAACTGATTACACAGAAAATGTCTCTCACTTGGAAAAACAAGCCACTGCCTGCGGTGAAGATGACAACAGTCATCACCAACTGTGCCTCAGCAACTCGGTCTTATCTGCAAGCATCTCCTCCAGTGATGGCTCACGATAACAAAGCTGCACAACTTGTTTCTGAAGTGATAACTGACTACACATGCACTTTGCACGTACAGCCATATATACCATTTTTGAAACTGTAActgcaacacaaaacaaagcgccttcatcttttttccatattttgcCAATGTGATAAGACAAAACCTGCCCCTCGAGAACAAATCTTTTTTAATGCACAAGACAGAGCTGCACATTTTCATCGCTGCAATGTGCCTCTGGACAGAACATGCAAAACCACTAATAGAAAAAGGAGAAGTGGAAGATTCTGAAATAGCAAGTGTGTAAACTCCTGCCCCATTGGAATGAGCTGGAGGAAACGATTTCCTGACCGGAGGCCCTTCCATAGCATCTGGGCTAACGGGCCAATTTAAAATCTTGTCATCTCTGCTTGCTGTTGCAATTACAGAAGATGAGGTTGGGGACAGTAACCCACCATCCCCTGAAACGtgatggaaagaaaactgttgtTTAGACAGTCACTATTAGTCAGCAGTCACACACAAGGTATTTCTTCCCAGCTGGGAATAACCACTTTTAATGGACAGGACCTACACATCTAGGAGCAGTCCTTTAAAATTCACATGTTGGATATCGTTAATAGATAAAGTGTTTCTATCTCTGCCTTACTGTGACCAGTCCACTGTTGTCTATAAGTTGTAAGTGAGGTATCACCAATCAAAACCTTGTAAATCAACTTTTGTTGCCCATATGTGTTCTGTATGTTGTTAAAGATAACTGCAGTTCATAATAAGATTTCCACTGGCTTTAAATCTGAACCTAAATCTGTATGTCTTTATGCTCTTCTTTGAACCTGTTCCTAGAGAAAACCCTCTTAAGAAGAAAGACACGCACACTGATTGACAGAACAGAACAATACTTGGTCTGAGAATACAGTCTGAAATACTACATACTTAGAACATCATAGTTCAATATTCTGCTCATTAACTTAAAACTGTGGAGTTA
It includes:
- the ERN1 gene encoding serine/threonine-protein kinase/endoribonuclease IRE1 isoform X1, whose translation is MEPVVEPVRRLQLGLIAALLLLSANPANTSSVTVPETLLFVSTLDGSLHAVSKRTGAIKWTLKEDPVLQVPIHVEEPAFLPDPNDGSLYTLGGKNNEGLTKLPFTIPELVQASPCRSSDGILYMGKKQDIWYVIDLMTGEKQQTLTSSFAESLCPSTSLLYLGRTEYTITMYDTKKKELRWNATYFDYAATLPDEDVKYKMSHFVSNGDGLVVTVDSESGDVLWIQNYASPVVAFYIWQREGLRKVMHTNVGIETLRYLTFMSGEVGHITKWKYPFPKETETKSKLTPTLYVGKYSTSLYASPSMVHEGVTVVPRGSAIPLLEGPKTEGVTIEDNGECVITPSTDLKFSGRLKGKNRLSYWNDLLLIGHHETPLSAPTKILEKFPSNLPKRPENVIPADSDKVTIEKVIDIVEGSATEVPPAVPKDIEEKLAQPVVRPEAPVDSMLKDMATIILSTFLLVGWVAFIIAYPMSVHQQQQRQHQLEEKIQLLQQQKLPFRAPSDLPPEDFLDTSCGQTDSSATSTPNVSPRASNHSAYSSISTSDVGSCLSTEQDEGDDDANRVMVGKISFNPKDVLGHGAEGTIVYRGTFDNRDVAVKRILPECFSFADREVQLLRESDEHPNVIRYFCTEKDRQFQYIAIELCAATLQEYVEQKAFSHHGLEPITLLQQTTSGLAYLHSLSIVHRDLKPHNILISMPNAHGKVKAMISDFGLCKKLAVGRHSFSRRSGVPGTEGWIAPEMLNEDSKENPTCTVDIFSAGCVFYYVVSEGSHPFGKSLQRQANILLGAYSLECLDAGRHEDIVARDLIEQMISMDPQKRPSASCVLQHPFFWSLEKQLQFFQDVSDRIEKEALDGPIVKQLERGGREVVKMDWREHITVPLQTDLRKFRSYKGGSVRDLLRAMRNKKHHYRELPPEVQDTLGSIPDDFVHYFTARFPHLLLHTYHAMHICCQERLFQHYYDQDSAEKSIAGDAV
- the ERN1 gene encoding serine/threonine-protein kinase/endoribonuclease IRE1 isoform X2 is translated as MGKKQDIWYVIDLMTGEKQQTLTSSFAESLCPSTSLLYLGRTEYTITMYDTKKKELRWNATYFDYAATLPDEDVKYKMSHFVSNGDGLVVTVDSESGDVLWIQNYASPVVAFYIWQREGLRKVMHTNVGIETLRYLTFMSGEVGHITKWKYPFPKETETKSKLTPTLYVGKYSTSLYASPSMVHEGVTVVPRGSAIPLLEGPKTEGVTIEDNGECVITPSTDLKFSGRLKGKNRLSYWNDLLLIGHHETPLSAPTKILEKFPSNLPKRPENVIPADSDKVTIEKVIDIVEGSATEVPPAVPKDIEEKLAQPVVRPEAPVDSMLKDMATIILSTFLLVGWVAFIIAYPMSVHQQQQRQHQLEEKIQLLQQQKLPFRAPSDLPPEDFLDTSCGQTDSSATSTPNVSPRASNHSAYSSISTSDVGSCLSTEQDEGDDDANRVMVGKISFNPKDVLGHGAEGTIVYRGTFDNRDVAVKRILPECFSFADREVQLLRESDEHPNVIRYFCTEKDRQFQYIAIELCAATLQEYVEQKAFSHHGLEPITLLQQTTSGLAYLHSLSIVHRDLKPHNILISMPNAHGKVKAMISDFGLCKKLAVGRHSFSRRSGVPGTEGWIAPEMLNEDSKENPTCTVDIFSAGCVFYYVVSEGSHPFGKSLQRQANILLGAYSLECLDAGRHEDIVARDLIEQMISMDPQKRPSASCVLQHPFFWSLEKQLQFFQDVSDRIEKEALDGPIVKQLERGGREVVKMDWREHITVPLQTDLRKFRSYKGGSVRDLLRAMRNKKHHYRELPPEVQDTLGSIPDDFVHYFTARFPHLLLHTYHAMHICCQERLFQHYYDQDSAEKSIAGDAV